A region of uncultured Desulfobacter sp. DNA encodes the following proteins:
- a CDS encoding ribonuclease H-like domain-containing protein, which yields MKISPKRLETIATYTKESLAHLENKNPAYFADLLPAKEQWRLFNEFRESTAYIDIETTGIGLYGFEITTIALYDGQNIRYYIQGQNLEDFLEDIQNYNVIVTYNGKTFDVPFIEGQFGIKLNHAHIDLRYVLKSLGYSGGLKACEKALGLDRGDLDGVDGYFAVFLWHDYQQNKNQKALETLLAYNIEDVVNLETLMVMAYNMKIKDTPFSRTHELSLPKVPEIPFKPDLKTIDRIKSTLIRTLPNNNFHERIPKDGSKRYPQTHF from the coding sequence TTGAAAATTTCACCAAAGCGCCTTGAGACCATTGCCACATACACTAAAGAGTCTTTGGCTCATCTTGAAAACAAAAACCCCGCCTATTTTGCAGACCTTTTACCGGCAAAGGAACAGTGGCGGTTGTTCAATGAATTCAGGGAATCAACTGCATATATTGATATAGAGACAACGGGCATAGGGTTGTACGGTTTTGAGATTACAACAATTGCACTCTATGACGGGCAAAATATCCGATATTACATACAGGGCCAGAATCTTGAAGATTTCTTAGAAGACATTCAGAATTACAATGTCATAGTCACATACAATGGCAAAACCTTTGACGTGCCGTTCATCGAAGGTCAATTCGGGATCAAGCTGAATCATGCCCATATAGACTTGAGATATGTTTTAAAAAGTTTAGGATATTCAGGCGGCCTGAAAGCCTGTGAGAAAGCCCTGGGGCTTGATCGTGGAGATCTGGATGGTGTCGATGGTTATTTTGCTGTTTTCTTATGGCATGATTATCAGCAGAACAAAAACCAAAAAGCTTTAGAAACTCTTCTGGCCTATAACATTGAGGATGTCGTTAATCTGGAGACACTGATGGTCATGGCATATAACATGAAAATCAAGGATACGCCTTTCAGCCGGACCCATGAATTATCGTTACCCAAGGTACCGGAAATTCCATTCAAACCGGATCTTAAAACCATAGACCGGATTAAAAGCACTCTGATCAGGACGTTGCCAAATAATAATTTCCATGAAAGGATTCCGAAGGATGGATCAAAAAGATATCCTCAAACACATTTTT
- a CDS encoding HD domain-containing phosphohydrolase has protein sequence MLENAMQKMFKTTSRRIAVPALLTIVLYVIAMFIMFLPHIEQSFISRKKEMIRELTETVWSLVENYRERELSGELTRSDAQNRALLRIGTLRYGPEQKDYFWITDMTPRMIMHPYRSDIVNKDIEDIQDPDIKRLYLRFNEVVASKGAGYINYQWQWKDDPSRMSNKLSYIKGFQPWGWIVGTGMYVDDIYDEINAIRNKFIAISTGILGIVLMLSLYSIRQTMKADNELMLTLIERNELNESLKESKERFRSLLENTSDWIWESDGKGRYTYSSPRVEELLGFSSEETMHKTIMDFVPINLKGRYQETFNNLLGSQKSFKGFETTCRKKNGQNVVVENNAVPVFSEDGGLLGYRGVTRDITERKMAMEALQESRDVLHANLEETVKSLASAEEKRDPYTAGHQTRVDRLACAIARELGLSDHQIEGLHFAALLHDIGKIALPSEFLSKPTLLSYQEHEIIKCHALAGYDILKNIKFPWPVAEIVYQHHEYLDGSGYPRNLTDEQILLEAKILTVADVVEAISSHRPYRPSLGMEAALEEIQSGRGIRFHAPSVDACLKLIKEEKIDWE, from the coding sequence ATGCTGGAAAATGCAATGCAGAAGATGTTCAAGACCACCTCGCGTCGAATTGCAGTCCCGGCACTTTTGACGATCGTTCTTTATGTCATCGCTATGTTTATTATGTTTCTTCCTCACATTGAACAAAGTTTTATCAGCAGGAAGAAGGAGATGATCCGCGAGTTGACCGAAACAGTCTGGAGCCTGGTGGAGAACTACCGGGAACGGGAACTGTCCGGGGAACTAACCCGGTCCGATGCCCAAAACCGGGCACTTCTTAGGATCGGTACACTCCGGTACGGTCCTGAACAGAAGGATTATTTCTGGATTACCGACATGACGCCACGGATGATTATGCACCCCTATCGTTCGGATATTGTGAACAAGGATATCGAGGATATTCAGGATCCGGACATCAAAAGGCTTTATTTACGGTTTAACGAGGTGGTCGCAAGCAAAGGCGCCGGCTATATTAATTATCAGTGGCAATGGAAAGACGACCCCAGCAGGATGTCAAACAAACTGTCTTATATAAAAGGGTTTCAACCATGGGGCTGGATTGTGGGTACCGGTATGTATGTTGATGACATTTATGATGAAATCAACGCCATACGCAATAAGTTTATCGCCATTTCCACTGGTATCCTGGGCATCGTTCTGATGCTGTCCCTATATTCCATCCGCCAGACCATGAAGGCCGACAACGAACTGATGCTCACCTTGATTGAACGCAACGAACTGAATGAATCACTGAAAGAAAGCAAAGAGCGCTTTCGCAGTCTTCTGGAAAACACCAGCGACTGGATATGGGAAAGCGATGGAAAGGGTCGGTATACCTATTCAAGCCCCAGGGTGGAGGAGCTGCTGGGTTTTTCCTCGGAAGAAACAATGCACAAGACCATCATGGATTTTGTGCCCATTAATTTGAAGGGCCGGTATCAGGAAACCTTCAACAATCTGCTTGGCAGTCAAAAATCATTTAAGGGGTTTGAGACCACATGCCGGAAAAAAAACGGCCAGAATGTGGTTGTTGAAAACAATGCAGTCCCGGTTTTTTCAGAAGACGGCGGGCTTTTGGGGTACAGAGGGGTAACCCGGGACATCACGGAGCGTAAAATGGCCATGGAAGCCCTTCAGGAGAGCCGAGACGTCCTGCATGCAAACCTTGAGGAGACTGTGAAGTCATTGGCCTCTGCCGAGGAAAAGCGTGATCCCTACACGGCCGGCCATCAGACACGGGTTGACCGGTTGGCCTGTGCCATTGCCCGGGAACTGGGACTTTCAGATCATCAGATTGAAGGACTTCACTTTGCCGCACTTCTGCATGACATCGGCAAAATTGCCCTGCCATCGGAATTTTTGTCCAAACCGACCCTTTTGTCCTACCAGGAGCACGAAATCATCAAATGCCATGCCCTGGCCGGGTACGATATTTTGAAAAACATTAAATTCCCATGGCCGGTTGCGGAAATCGTATACCAGCACCACGAATATCTTGACGGTTCGGGTTATCCCAGAAATCTCACCGATGAGCAAATTCTTCTTGAAGCGAAAATACTGACCGTGGCCGATGTGGTGGAGGCCATATCCTCCCACCGCCCCTACAGACCGTCTCTGGGTATGGAAGCCGCACTGGAGGAGATACAGAGCGGCCGGGGAATTCGATTCCATGCCCCTTCCGTGGATGCCTGCCTGAAGCTCATAAAAGAAGAAAAGATAGATTGGGAATAA